From the Phyllostomus discolor isolate MPI-MPIP mPhyDis1 chromosome 7, mPhyDis1.pri.v3, whole genome shotgun sequence genome, one window contains:
- the LOC114514888 gene encoding cytochrome c oxidase subunit 6C isoform X2, translating to MTLVFSLYLTQSSLGENTTTMSSSALTKPQMRGLLAKRLRFHLVGAILVSLGVAASYKFGVAERRKKAYADFYRNYDSKKDFEEMRKAGIFQSAK from the exons ATGACCCTAGTGTTTTCGCTGTACTTGACTCAGTCATCACTCGG GGAGAATACAACGACCATGTCTTCCAGTGCTTTGACAAAACCTCAGATGCGCGGCCTCCTGGCCAAGCGTCTGCGATTTCATCTTGTGGGagccatccttgtatccctgggggTTGCAGCTTCCTACAAG tttggtgtggctgaaagaagaaagaaggcataTGCAGATTTCTACAGGAATTATGATTCCAAGAAAGATTTTGAGGAGATGAGGAAGGCTGGTATTTTTCAGAGTGCAAAGTGA
- the LOC114514888 gene encoding cytochrome c oxidase subunit 6C isoform X1, which produces MSIYILDRSRVQESLFLPYKLKPLNILGFVGGISPPAILPVPLQENTTTMSSSALTKPQMRGLLAKRLRFHLVGAILVSLGVAASYKFGVAERRKKAYADFYRNYDSKKDFEEMRKAGIFQSAK; this is translated from the exons ATGTCCATTTACATATTAGACCGGTCAAGGGTCCAGGAAAGTTTGTTCCTCCCCTACAAGCTTAAGCCATTAAACATCTTAGGCTTTGTGGGAGGAATCAGTCCACCAGCCATTCTTCCTGTGCCTCTTCAG GAGAATACAACGACCATGTCTTCCAGTGCTTTGACAAAACCTCAGATGCGCGGCCTCCTGGCCAAGCGTCTGCGATTTCATCTTGTGGGagccatccttgtatccctgggggTTGCAGCTTCCTACAAG tttggtgtggctgaaagaagaaagaaggcataTGCAGATTTCTACAGGAATTATGATTCCAAGAAAGATTTTGAGGAGATGAGGAAGGCTGGTATTTTTCAGAGTGCAAAGTGA
- the LOC114514888 gene encoding cytochrome c oxidase subunit 6C isoform X3 translates to MSSSALTKPQMRGLLAKRLRFHLVGAILVSLGVAASYKFGVAERRKKAYADFYRNYDSKKDFEEMRKAGIFQSAK, encoded by the exons ATGTCTTCCAGTGCTTTGACAAAACCTCAGATGCGCGGCCTCCTGGCCAAGCGTCTGCGATTTCATCTTGTGGGagccatccttgtatccctgggggTTGCAGCTTCCTACAAG tttggtgtggctgaaagaagaaagaaggcataTGCAGATTTCTACAGGAATTATGATTCCAAGAAAGATTTTGAGGAGATGAGGAAGGCTGGTATTTTTCAGAGTGCAAAGTGA